One window from the genome of Bactrocera oleae isolate idBacOlea1 unplaced genomic scaffold, idBacOlea1 ctg00000010.1, whole genome shotgun sequence encodes:
- the LOC138858509 gene encoding uncharacterized protein, whose product MPPPRRRRVKSLAGSEESGPSTITVDTSGDEMVGPPVRSPPRQKARLGSAGEAGGEEGGSGSCSGCGKGDTAEKAAVHPAKSGEGEVRVTSAYVGAQKSGTAEVGLVRGDEGATKTGAKKASASNGSVGRGFQPGVPEVRREDGQSSLEGGP is encoded by the exons atgcctccaccacggaggaggagggttaagtcCCTCGCTGGGAGCGAAGAGTCGGGGCCATCAACCATTACGGTCGACACTTCGGGAGACGAGATGGTGGGGCCACCGGTAAGGTCCCCGCCTCGGCAgaaggcgcgtttggggtcTGCGGGTGAAGCGGGGGGTGAAGAGGGCGGGAGCGGTAGTTGTAGCGGATGCGGTAAaggtgacaccgctgaaaaagcggctgttcaccccgcaaagtcgggcgagggcgAAGTGCGTGTTACGAGCGCTTATGTGGGCGCGCAGAAATCGGGCACTGCAGAAGTTGGTCTCGTGCGTGGTGACGAGGGCGCGACAAAAACGGGCGCAAAGAAGGCGAGCGCGAGTAATGGTAGTGTGGGCAGAG gatttcagcccggcgtccctGAGGTCAGAcgtgaggatggtcagtcgtccctggaaggtggcccctga